DNA from Roseimicrobium sp. ORNL1:
AGATGAGGCCGAAGAACGTGACGCCGATCATCCCGTAGAACACCGCCGTACCCAGCGCCTGGCGCATTTCCGCGCCGGCACCTCTCGCCAGCACGAGCGGCAGTACACCAAGAATAAAGGCGAAGCTGGTCATCAAAATGGGGCGCAGACGCAGACGGCAGGCTTCCACCGCAGCCTTGAAGCGATCCTCCCCCGCCTCCTGACGCTGCCGGGCAAACTCCACGATCAGGATCGCGTTCTTCGCCGCCAGACCAATCAACACCACAAGGCCAATCTGTGTGAAGAGATTGTTATCCTGCCCGCGCAGCCAGACCCCGCCGATGGCGCTGAGCAAACACATTGGCACAATCAGAATCACCGCCAGCGGCAGCAGCCAGCTCTCGTACTGGGCAGACAGCACCAGGAACACGAAGAGCACGCACAGCGGGAAGACGAACATGATCGTATTCCCCGCCAGGATCTGCTGATACGTCAGGTCCGTCCACTCGATGTCGAAGCCCGACGGCAGATGCTCCTTCGCCAGGCGTTGCACCGTGTCGATCATTTCACCGGAGCTGATCTCCGGGCCGATGTTCCCGTTGATGTCCGCACTGGTGAACATGTTGTACCTCTGCACACGATCCACGCCGCCAATCTTCGTCACCTTCACCATCGCGCCGAGTGGCACGAGATCTCCGTCACGGTTTCGTGTTTTCAGTCGGGTGACGTCTTCCGGCTTCACGCGATCCTGCGGCTCCGCCTGAGCAGTAACCTGCCAGGTGCGGCCGAAGAGATTGAAGTCATTCACATACATGGACCCCAGGTACACCTGCATGGTCTCATTCAGCTCATTGAGCGGCACCCCCATGTTTTTCGCCGCCTGCCGGTCGATGTCCACGTAGTACTGCGGCGCATTCGAACGGAAGCCGGTGATGATGGAAAGGAACCCCGGCTCCTTGCTGATGGCATCCACCAGCTTTTGCGTGGCGCCTTGTAGCGCAGGAAAGCCCGCGTTATCCAAATCCTGCACCTGCACCTTGAAGCCGCCGGCATTTCCCAGGCCACGCAGTGGCGGTGGCGGGAGAATCAACACGCGAGCTTCCTGGATGCCTGCCGTGCGCTTCTTCAACTCCGCCATGAGGGCACTCACATGCTGGGATGCGTCTTTGCGTTCCTTGAACGGCTTGGGAATGATGAACGCCGCACCCACATTCGACTGGTTCGCCTGGAGCACCGACGAGTAGCCCACGATGGCAAAGGTGTGGTCCACACCGGGAATCTCGCGTGCGATCGCATCCACACGCTTGGTCACGGCATCCGTGCGATTGAACGATGCACCGTCCGGAAGCTGGATCACCACCAGGAAGTAACCCATGTCCTGCACGGGAATGAAACCGGTGGGCACCTTCTTGAACAACCAGCCCGCGGAAAGGATCAACCCGCCATACACTACCAGCATGATAAAAGCCATGCGAGTGAGGCGCGCGACAGTGCTGCCATAGAAATTAGACAGCTTGTCGAAGACCCGGTTGAAGCCATCGAAGAACGCTCCGATCAGGCGGAACGGCCAGAACTTGCGCACCGGTTTCTCACCCGCGCCATGCTCCTCCTTGTGCTTCAAGAGAAGTGCGCACAACGCCGGTGAAAGCGTGAGCGAATTCAGCGCGGAGATCACCGTGGACACCGCAATGGTAAGTGCGAACTGCTGGTAGAACCGGCCCGTGATGCCGCCGAGGAAGGCCGTCGGCACGAACACGGCGCACAGCACCAGCGCCACGGCAATGACCGGCCCGGTCACCTCCTTCATCGCTCGCAAGGTGGCCTCCCGCGGGTGGAATCCTTTCGCCAGGTACCGCTCCACATTCTCCACCACCACGATAGCGTCATCCACCACGATGCCGATGGCCAGCACCAACCCGAAGAGGGAGAGATTGTTCAGCGAGAATCCAAACATCAACATGACCGCCAGCGTGCCGATGAGGGACACAGGCACGGCCAGCAGGGGAATGAGGCTCGCACGCCAGCTCTGCAGGAACAGGATCACCACCAGCACCACGAGAAGCACCGCTTCTCCCAACGTCGCATAAACGGAGTGCATCGAATCGCGCACGAACTTCGTCGGGTCGTAGTTGATGCGATAGTCCACGCCCGGAGGGAAGCGTTCCTTGATCTTCGCCATCTCCGCGTACACGGCATCGGCCGTGTCCAGGGCGTTGCTGCCGGGAAGCTGGAACACACGGAGGGAGATCGCGTTCTTCCCGTCCATGTAGCTCTTCACGGAGTAGTCCCGCGCGCCCAGTTCCACGCGCGCGACGTCCTTCACCCGGATCACGTGGCCGTGCTCGCCGGTACGCACCACGATGTTCTCAAACTCCTCGGGGTTGATCAGGCGGCCGCGCGTGGTCAGCGTGTATTGAAACTCCGTCCCGTTTGGCGTCGGCTGCTGGCCGAGCTGGCCCGCGGCAACCTGTACGTTCTGCTCACGCACCGCTCGCACAAAGTCACCGGCTGTAAGGTTGCGACTGGCGAGCTTGTCCGGATCCAGCCAGAGCCGCATGTTGTAATCAAGCCCGCCAAGCGTGGAGGCCTCCGCCACGCCGGGGAGACGCGCAATGCGGTTCTGCACCTGCAGCGCCACGTAGTTGGCGAGGTAGAAGGTATCGCGCGATTCATCTGGCGAATAGAACTGCACGGACATCGTGAGGTCCGGCGAGCGCTTCTGCGCCGTGACGCCCAAGCGGCGCACGTCCTCGGGCAGTCGCGGCAGAGCTGCATTCACGCGGTTCTGCACCAGCACCTGTGCCTGGTCGAGATTTGTGCCCAGCTTGAAGGTGATGGTTATTTGCAGCCTTCCGTCACTCGTGCTGGAGGAGGAGAGGTAGAGCATGTTCTCCACCCCGTTGATCTCCTGCTCCAGTGGAGCAGCAACAGTCTCAGCCAGCGTTTGTGCATTGGCACCGGGATACGTGGCGGACACTACCACGGTGGGAGGCGCTACCTCCGGATACTGGGAAATCGGCAGCGCGAAGTACGCCAGGACACCCAGCAGGGTGATGACGATGCTCAGTACCGCGGCGAAGATGGGACGGTCGACAAAGAAGCGGGGGAGATTCATGGTCGGCGCAGTCCTTTACTTCGTCTCCTCCGCCGGCCACGGCATGGGTGATTCCTGGGCATTGACCTTGGTGTTGTTGCGCACCGCCATCAGGCCATTGATCACAATGCGCTCGCCCGGTTTCAACCCGCTGCGCACAATCCGCAATCCATCCTCCAGCGCGCCGGTCTCAATGGTGCGGAAGTGCGCCACACCCTCCGCGTCCACGACATAAACGAAGGGCTGCCCCTGGTCGCTGCCGATAGCGCTGTCACGCACCAGCAGCGCGTCGATGACACCAGTCCCCGGCACGCGAATCCGCGCGAAATAGCCAGGCGCCATCAGACGGTCCGCATTGGGAAACTTCGCGCGGCAGCGGATGGTGCCGGTGTTGGGAGAGACCTCATTGTCCACAAACTCCACCACACCCTTGTGCGGATATCCCTCTTCAATGTGCAGTTCCATTTCTGCTTCCACCTCTCCGAAGAGCGCACTGTCTCTCTTTCCCTGCTTGTAGAGTTCGCGGTACTTGAGCGAGGAACGCTCATCCACTTCAAAGAAGCAGTAGATGGGGTCCACACTCACCACCGTCGTGAGCAGGGTGGAGTTGTTGGAGTCGTCACCAATGATCAGGTTGCCTTCGCGCACACGGGCATCGCTGATGCGGCCCGCGATGGGCGCACGGACTTCCGTGTGGTCGAGGTCAATTTTCGCCAGCTCCAAGGCGGCTGTGGCAGCGCGCACCTCAGCATCCACGCCGCGGCGTGTGTTCACGCGTTGCTCGAAGTCTTCCGCGGAGATGGCCTTCGCAGCCACAAGTCCCTCGGCCCTCTTGGCCTCGCTCGCAGCCAGCTCCAACCGTGTCTTCGCGCGGTCCAGTTCCGCAGCGGCCCGATCCACGGTGGCCTTGTAGCTGCGCGGATCGATGGTGAAAAGCAAGTCTCCTGCCTTCACATCCGCCCCGTCCTTCACGTGAATCTTGTCCAGATACCCGGAAACTCGCGCACGGATATGCACCGTCTCCGGCGCAGCCAAACGTCCCACGTAATGATCCCATTCCTTGAGTCGCTTCTGCACCGGGATGGCCACGGTGACATTTGGGGGCGTCTGTACCGCAGCTTGAGCGACCGGCTTTTCGCACGAGGCGAGCAAGCCTGCCACTCCTGCAAGCGCAAGGAATGTTAGGAATCGAGTCATCAGGAAGGGGTTGGGGGGACCAAAACCTACGCACCGAGCGATGGCAAGGTTGCAGCGTCTGGGCTCAATGGACGTGTGGGGCAGGTAAAATGCGACCCCTAGCCTCTGCTAAGAGATCTTGTTAGCTCGGGGATGCGCCCCTTCATAGACCTTTTTCATCCGCTCCGTGGTCACCTGGGTGTAGATCTGCGTGGTGCTCAAGCTGGCGTGGCCCAGGAGTTCCTGCACGCTGCGAAGGTCCGCGCCATTATCGAGCAAATGAGTGGCAAAACTGTGACGGAACTTGTGCGGCGTCACGTTCACCGGCACCCCGGCGAGGCGGCAGTATTTTTTCACGATGTCCGTGATAGCCTGCACAGTCATGCGCTTCCCCACCTTGCTGCGGAAAAGGGGGCCGTCATGCACACCCGCCTTGCTGCGGTAGCGCTGCACCGCCTTCACCGCAGGCTCGCCCATGGGACACAGGCGTTGTTTCCTCCCCTTCCCCAGTACCTTCACGGTCTCGGTGTACACATCCATGTCCTCCACGTTCATGCCGGCGAGTTCGCTGATGCGCACGCCGGTGCTGTAGAACATCTCCAAAATGGCCGAATCCCGCTCCGGTGCCCACGCGGGAGCCTGCTTCTCCTTCGGGGTCACCATCGGCAGGTCGAGCATGGAGGTGACCTGGCTTACCGTCAGCGTGACCGGCAGCTTCTTCTCCTGCTTGGGGAGCTGCACTTCCAGGAGTGGATTCTTCACCAACCCATCCCGCCGCGTCAGAAACTTGAAGAACGAACGCAGCGCCGCGAAGTGCAGCCGGATGGTTGCCCGGCCCAACTCCGCCTTCATCTGCTCAAAGAGGTAACGCCGGAAGTCATCCGCCGTCAGCGCCTCCCATGAGGTGAAGCC
Protein-coding regions in this window:
- a CDS encoding multidrug efflux RND transporter permease subunit, with amino-acid sequence MNLPRFFVDRPIFAAVLSIVITLLGVLAYFALPISQYPEVAPPTVVVSATYPGANAQTLAETVAAPLEQEINGVENMLYLSSSSTSDGRLQITITFKLGTNLDQAQVLVQNRVNAALPRLPEDVRRLGVTAQKRSPDLTMSVQFYSPDESRDTFYLANYVALQVQNRIARLPGVAEASTLGGLDYNMRLWLDPDKLASRNLTAGDFVRAVREQNVQVAAGQLGQQPTPNGTEFQYTLTTRGRLINPEEFENIVVRTGEHGHVIRVKDVARVELGARDYSVKSYMDGKNAISLRVFQLPGSNALDTADAVYAEMAKIKERFPPGVDYRINYDPTKFVRDSMHSVYATLGEAVLLVVLVVILFLQSWRASLIPLLAVPVSLIGTLAVMLMFGFSLNNLSLFGLVLAIGIVVDDAIVVVENVERYLAKGFHPREATLRAMKEVTGPVIAVALVLCAVFVPTAFLGGITGRFYQQFALTIAVSTVISALNSLTLSPALCALLLKHKEEHGAGEKPVRKFWPFRLIGAFFDGFNRVFDKLSNFYGSTVARLTRMAFIMLVVYGGLILSAGWLFKKVPTGFIPVQDMGYFLVVIQLPDGASFNRTDAVTKRVDAIAREIPGVDHTFAIVGYSSVLQANQSNVGAAFIIPKPFKERKDASQHVSALMAELKKRTAGIQEARVLILPPPPLRGLGNAGGFKVQVQDLDNAGFPALQGATQKLVDAISKEPGFLSIITGFRSNAPQYYVDIDRQAAKNMGVPLNELNETMQVYLGSMYVNDFNLFGRTWQVTAQAEPQDRVKPEDVTRLKTRNRDGDLVPLGAMVKVTKIGGVDRVQRYNMFTSADINGNIGPEISSGEMIDTVQRLAKEHLPSGFDIEWTDLTYQQILAGNTIMFVFPLCVLFVFLVLSAQYESWLLPLAVILIVPMCLLSAIGGVWLRGQDNNLFTQIGLVVLIGLAAKNAILIVEFARQRQEAGEDRFKAAVEACRLRLRPILMTSFAFILGVLPLVLARGAGAEMRQALGTAVFYGMIGVTFFGLIFTPVFYVIIAKFMKPRHTPAETREIAGEIS
- a CDS encoding efflux RND transporter periplasmic adaptor subunit, which encodes MLASCEKPVAQAAVQTPPNVTVAIPVQKRLKEWDHYVGRLAAPETVHIRARVSGYLDKIHVKDGADVKAGDLLFTIDPRSYKATVDRAAAELDRAKTRLELAASEAKRAEGLVAAKAISAEDFEQRVNTRRGVDAEVRAATAALELAKIDLDHTEVRAPIAGRISDARVREGNLIIGDDSNNSTLLTTVVSVDPIYCFFEVDERSSLKYRELYKQGKRDSALFGEVEAEMELHIEEGYPHKGVVEFVDNEVSPNTGTIRCRAKFPNADRLMAPGYFARIRVPGTGVIDALLVRDSAIGSDQGQPFVYVVDAEGVAHFRTIETGALEDGLRIVRSGLKPGERIVINGLMAVRNNTKVNAQESPMPWPAEETK
- the xerA gene encoding site-specific tyrosine recombinase/integron integrase is translated as MSLEPDALTARFLTFMEVERNASPRTLENYRHALDTFRTGHRGFTSWEALTADDFRRYLFEQMKAELGRATIRLHFAALRSFFKFLTRRDGLVKNPLLEVQLPKQEKKLPVTLTVSQVTSMLDLPMVTPKEKQAPAWAPERDSAILEMFYSTGVRISELAGMNVEDMDVYTETVKVLGKGRKQRLCPMGEPAVKAVQRYRSKAGVHDGPLFRSKVGKRMTVQAITDIVKKYCRLAGVPVNVTPHKFRHSFATHLLDNGADLRSVQELLGHASLSTTQIYTQVTTERMKKVYEGAHPRANKIS